A single Inediibacterium massiliense DNA region contains:
- a CDS encoding S-layer homology domain-containing protein → MWNFKIVTIEELIKMLNNYSFKQLHIHHTYKPDHSNFNGNNHIELQEAMYRYHTETKKWSDIAQHVTLAPDGKLITGRDFNVSPASIAGWNKGAFAVEMIGNFDVGKEKLEGEQKKSILMLSKYFADRFGYDCIKFHREGPFVTKTCPGNSIDKKLFLEEVKNMGKIFVDVDEKKWSAPYIQKAYELEIMKGYEDGTFKPSNPLTREEAAVLIVKLYEKLKN, encoded by the coding sequence ATGTGGAATTTTAAAATTGTTACAATTGAAGAATTGATAAAGATGCTAAACAATTATAGTTTTAAGCAACTTCATATACATCATACTTATAAACCAGATCATAGTAATTTTAATGGAAACAACCATATTGAATTACAAGAAGCTATGTATCGTTATCATACTGAGACTAAAAAATGGTCAGATATTGCACAACATGTGACGTTAGCACCAGATGGAAAACTTATTACAGGAAGGGATTTTAATGTTTCACCTGCTAGTATTGCTGGATGGAACAAAGGGGCATTTGCAGTTGAGATGATTGGCAATTTCGATGTGGGAAAGGAGAAATTAGAAGGAGAGCAAAAGAAAAGCATATTAATGTTATCTAAATATTTTGCAGATCGATTTGGATATGATTGTATTAAATTTCATAGAGAAGGACCTTTTGTAACAAAGACCTGTCCAGGAAATTCAATTGATAAAAAATTATTTTTAGAGGAGGTTAAAAATATGGGAAAAATTTTTGTAGATGTAGATGAAAAAAAATGGTCTGCACCTTATATACAAAAGGCGTATGAATTAGAAATCATGAAAGGATATGAGGACGGTACTTTTAAGCCTTCTAATCCTTTAACAAGAGAAGAAGCGGCTGTTTTAATAGTAAAGTTATATGAAAAATTGAAAAACTAA
- a CDS encoding TlpA family protein disulfide reductase: MIKKFILGLLIGTLPFTFIGCSKKEKNPFTQPSQTQSKKNHFVELAELGFSFTMPKEWDNNEKYIDGIVLGASPDSSDPLYGGLKLSYIPKESVEKMQSFTTDVNSKNEKEWKDLLNTLKPLVHFNIYHKDKINSTSIENLSGLAHNIFLGEQEDLVYYLCYPDPNTIVGLSQSSQKMYDQFYKDIANIKNTVKIFKPTLPTHDEHTAELMGAFPSFEAMDINHNSISSSIFKDYPLTMIHIWATYEDPCIDQIPDLQNLYSEMKKQNVNIIGIIEDAQDHEELAQKILSQNKVTYSNIIPDKILQTKFLNTLSSYPTSIFVDQQGNIVGKPIIGSKSKEEYKKNIIETLELIKKQNIKTP, encoded by the coding sequence ATGATTAAAAAATTCATTTTAGGATTATTGATAGGAACACTTCCCTTTACTTTTATCGGTTGTTCTAAAAAAGAAAAAAATCCATTCACTCAACCTAGCCAAACTCAATCTAAAAAAAACCATTTTGTTGAACTTGCAGAGTTAGGTTTTAGCTTTACTATGCCTAAAGAATGGGATAATAATGAAAAATATATTGATGGTATTGTTTTAGGAGCTTCTCCGGATAGTTCTGATCCTTTATATGGGGGACTTAAACTTTCTTATATTCCAAAGGAAAGTGTAGAAAAAATGCAATCCTTTACTACGGATGTCAATTCCAAAAACGAAAAAGAATGGAAAGACCTTTTAAATACATTAAAACCTCTAGTACATTTTAATATTTACCATAAAGATAAAATAAATTCTACTTCTATAGAAAATTTATCAGGACTTGCTCATAATATTTTTCTTGGAGAACAAGAAGATCTAGTATATTACTTATGTTATCCAGATCCTAATACAATTGTAGGTTTATCCCAATCATCACAAAAAATGTATGATCAATTTTACAAAGATATTGCAAATATAAAAAATACTGTGAAAATTTTCAAACCTACTCTTCCAACACATGATGAGCATACTGCTGAACTAATGGGAGCATTTCCTTCCTTTGAAGCTATGGATATCAATCATAATAGTATAAGCAGCAGTATATTTAAAGATTATCCACTGACTATGATCCATATATGGGCTACCTATGAAGACCCTTGTATTGACCAAATACCTGATCTTCAAAATCTCTATTCTGAAATGAAAAAGCAAAATGTAAACATCATAGGAATTATTGAAGATGCACAAGACCATGAAGAATTGGCACAAAAAATATTATCTCAAAATAAAGTTACTTATAGTAATATTATTCCTGATAAAATTCTTCAAACTAAATTTTTAAATACACTCTCTTCTTATCCCACTAGTATTTTTGTAGATCAGCAAGGAAATATAGTAGGAAAGCCTATTATAGGCTCAAAAAGTAAAGAAGAATACAAAAAAAATATTATAGAAACATTAGAACTAATCAAAAAACAAAATATAAAAACTCCTTGA